The genome window ATCAAGAAGTGTGGGGTACGGCCCACCTAGAAGGGGGGCTCGTCCGAGTAGCCGCCACCGCCGCCGGAGCCACCGCCCCAGCCGCCGCCCTGGCCGCCTCCGCCCTGGCCGCCGGCGGGAGCGCCGGTCGCCCACGGGTCGTCGGCCGGAGCACCGCCCTGACCGCCGCCGGGGCCGCCGCCCCAGCCGCCGCCCTGGCCGCCACCGCCGCCGTAACCGCCCTGGCCACCGCGGCCGGCGGTCTTGGTGACCTTGGCCGTGGCGTTGCGCAGACTGGCGCCGACCTCGTCGACGTCGAGCTCGTAGACCGTGCGCTTGACGCCCTCACGGTCCTCGTAGGACCGCTGCTTCAGCCGGCCCTGCACGATGACGCGCATGCCTCGCTGGAGCGACTCGGCGACGTTCTCCGCCGCCTGGCGCCAGACCGAGCAGGTCAGGAAGAGGCTTTCGCCGTCCTTCCACTCGTTGGTCTGACGGTCGAAGGTGCGGGGAGTGGACGCGATGCGGAACTTCGCGACCGCCGCACCGGACGGGGTGAAGCGCAGCTCGGGGTCATCGACAAGGTTGCCGACGACCGTGATGACGGTCTCGCCTGCCATGGGGGAACCTCTCGGCGGGTTTGCTGCTGGCTGCTGGTGCTGCTACTCGTACTCGAAT of Streptomyces cynarae contains these proteins:
- a CDS encoding single-stranded DNA-binding protein, with amino-acid sequence MAGETVITVVGNLVDDPELRFTPSGAAVAKFRIASTPRTFDRQTNEWKDGESLFLTCSVWRQAAENVAESLQRGMRVIVQGRLKQRSYEDREGVKRTVYELDVDEVGASLRNATAKVTKTAGRGGQGGYGGGGGQGGGWGGGPGGGQGGAPADDPWATGAPAGGQGGGGQGGGWGGGSGGGGGYSDEPPF